A genomic region of Caldisericota bacterium contains the following coding sequences:
- the rplU gene encoding 50S ribosomal protein L21 produces MEAIIKTGGHQYRIKSGDIIKIQKLTGKIGDKIHFKDVLMLKDGKTVKLGTPGIKNVSVEGTITEQGRNKKITVFFYRNKTRNRKKNGHRQPYTMVRINEILSEVNKSG; encoded by the coding sequence ATGGAAGCAATTATAAAAACTGGTGGACATCAGTACAGAATCAAGTCTGGTGACATTATTAAAATACAGAAATTAACCGGCAAAATAGGCGATAAGATACATTTTAAAGATGTACTCATGCTAAAGGACGGAAAAACTGTTAAATTAGGCACGCCTGGAATAAAAAATGTATCAGTAGAAGGAACTATCACCGAACAGGGAAGGAATAAAAAAATCACTGTGTTTTTTTATCGAAACAAAACAAGAAACAGGAAAAAAAATGGTCATAGGCAACCTTATACGATGGTAAGAATAAATGAAATCCTGAGCGAGGTGAATAAAAGTGGCTAG
- the rpmA gene encoding 50S ribosomal protein L27 has product MARKKSRTNGRDSNPKYLGVKLYGGQKVKAGNIIVRQIGEKIKPGKNIGEGNDYTLFALKPGIVKFEKKKTKTIVHILTEEI; this is encoded by the coding sequence GTGGCTAGAAAGAAATCTAGAACAAATGGAAGAGATAGTAACCCTAAATACCTCGGTGTAAAACTTTACGGCGGTCAGAAAGTAAAAGCTGGAAATATTATTGTTAGACAAATAGGCGAAAAAATAAAACCAGGGAAAAATATTGGAGAAGGTAATGATTATACACTTTTTGCATTAAAACCAGGCATAGTAAAATTCGAAAAGAAAAAAACAAAGACGATAGTTCATATTCTGACTGAGGAGATTTAG
- the obgE gene encoding GTPase ObgE: MDHATITIKSGKGGNGAVSFRHEKFAPHGGPNGGDGGNGGSVVIQATQNLNTLNHFIHQKHFAAENGESGKSANKHGKNGKDIIIMVPRGTIILNRDTNEIIADLDKDNQSIVIAKGGKGGKGNKSFATPTERTPHYSESGGNSKTIRIELRLKILSDIGIIGLPNAGKSTLLTAVSNAKPKIANYPFTTLSPKIGMVKIGMNKSFLMADLPGLIKGASKGRGMGNEFLAHIERTKALLVLIDGTERKNILPAFKNLLNELKEYNPGILNKQRVIAVNKIDLWSTKRTKEIKDKFNKLGEEVYFISALHKIDIDPLLYRLHELVLSAAPEKKIKVKEKTITLTENDLKKFLKIEKINLHAFKATQDELERRVQLSDLEKTGSTKELFRFFKKIKLEKELIRAGIKDGDRVIIGSKSFIFKQDEKNK; the protein is encoded by the coding sequence ATAGATCATGCCACCATCACAATAAAAAGCGGCAAGGGAGGTAATGGAGCAGTAAGTTTTCGTCATGAAAAGTTTGCCCCCCATGGCGGCCCTAATGGAGGGGATGGCGGAAATGGAGGCAGTGTGGTCATTCAGGCAACCCAGAACCTTAATACCCTAAATCATTTCATCCATCAAAAGCATTTTGCCGCAGAAAACGGAGAAAGTGGTAAATCAGCCAACAAGCACGGCAAAAATGGCAAAGACATCATAATAATGGTCCCGCGAGGGACCATTATACTAAACAGAGATACTAACGAAATAATTGCAGATCTCGACAAAGATAACCAATCTATCGTTATAGCTAAGGGTGGAAAAGGCGGGAAAGGAAATAAAAGCTTTGCCACTCCAACAGAGCGTACTCCCCATTACAGTGAAAGCGGCGGTAACAGTAAAACAATACGTATAGAGTTACGATTAAAGATTTTGTCAGATATAGGCATCATAGGATTGCCTAATGCAGGAAAATCCACATTACTCACGGCTGTATCCAATGCAAAACCAAAAATAGCGAACTACCCATTTACTACTCTTTCGCCAAAGATTGGGATGGTAAAAATTGGTATGAATAAAAGCTTTTTAATGGCAGACCTCCCCGGACTCATAAAAGGAGCAAGTAAAGGAAGAGGAATGGGTAATGAATTTCTCGCACACATAGAAAGGACAAAAGCATTGTTAGTCTTAATAGACGGTACAGAGCGAAAAAATATTCTTCCAGCCTTTAAAAATCTACTAAACGAACTAAAAGAATACAACCCTGGAATTCTCAACAAACAAAGAGTCATAGCGGTTAATAAAATAGATCTGTGGAGTACAAAAAGAACAAAAGAGATAAAGGATAAATTCAATAAATTAGGTGAAGAAGTATATTTTATCTCTGCACTGCATAAAATTGACATAGACCCTCTTTTGTATAGATTACATGAACTTGTTTTATCAGCTGCGCCAGAAAAGAAAATCAAAGTAAAAGAAAAAACTATTACACTCACTGAAAATGATTTAAAAAAGTTTTTAAAAATCGAAAAGATAAATCTCCATGCATTTAAGGCAACTCAAGACGAGTTAGAAAGAAGAGTCCAATTAAGCGATCTCGAAAAAACAGGAAGTACTAAAGAACTTTTCAGGTTTTTCAAAAAAATAAAATTAGAAAAAGAGTTGATAAGAGCAGGAATAAAAGACGGAGATAGGGTAATCATAGGTAGCAAAAGTTTTATATTTAAACAAGATGAAAAAAACAAATAA
- the nadD gene encoding nicotinate-nucleotide adenylyltransferase has product MKKTNKIGLFGGAFNPIHNGHLFVAKDSIKTFNLNKIIFIPTGNPVFEKQELLKKQIRADFVKNAISNEKNFEVSFFEIKREAPSFFIDTLHHFNNGKDMLFTILGEDTFMQFHKWKSPEEILENSYLILAKRYEGNFAGTKKYIKKYFAVYKEKIFFLPHPLFQISSTLIRERIKKGKHISYLLPKSIEKEIAENGYYR; this is encoded by the coding sequence ATGAAAAAAACAAATAAAATAGGCCTTTTTGGCGGAGCATTTAACCCGATACATAATGGTCATCTCTTCGTCGCCAAAGACTCGATAAAGACTTTTAATCTAAATAAAATAATCTTTATCCCTACAGGGAACCCTGTCTTCGAAAAACAAGAGCTACTGAAGAAACAAATACGTGCAGATTTTGTAAAAAATGCTATTTCAAATGAAAAAAATTTTGAAGTTTCTTTTTTCGAAATAAAAAGGGAAGCACCTTCATTTTTTATAGATACGCTGCACCATTTCAATAATGGCAAAGATATGCTTTTTACCATTCTCGGAGAAGATACATTTATGCAATTTCATAAGTGGAAATCACCGGAAGAAATTTTAGAAAATTCATACCTTATCTTAGCAAAACGATATGAAGGAAATTTTGCCGGCACAAAAAAATATATTAAAAAATACTTCGCAGTATACAAAGAGAAAATATTTTTTCTTCCACACCCCCTATTTCAGATATCGTCTACATTGATAAGAGAAAGAATCAAAAAAGGAAAGCATATTTCCTATCTTCTTCCCAAGAGTATAGAAAAAGAAATAGCAGAGAATGGTTACTATAGATAA
- the yqeK gene encoding bis(5'-nucleosyl)-tetraphosphatase (symmetrical) YqeK — protein sequence MVTIDKLREEVKKRLSPNRFEHSERVADMSEKLSKIWNGDTTKLVYAAYLHDIARDMPTKELIKIVKENGYRIKKLEYAKPVLLHSLAGAIIAETIFGVNDQSILNAIRYHTTGRKGITVNEAIIYIADFTECGRNFKEASLVRKISFKNLKEAVLKETELNICFLMNKRKPIHPYCIEMFNDLLKSEIVQ from the coding sequence ATGGTTACTATAGATAAATTAAGAGAAGAAGTTAAAAAGAGACTTTCTCCTAATCGATTTGAACATTCCGAAAGAGTTGCAGATATGAGCGAAAAACTCAGTAAAATCTGGAATGGAGATACTACAAAGCTCGTTTACGCAGCCTATTTACATGATATAGCACGAGATATGCCCACAAAAGAACTGATAAAAATAGTAAAAGAAAATGGCTACAGAATAAAAAAACTTGAGTATGCAAAACCAGTTCTTTTACACAGCCTGGCTGGAGCAATTATCGCAGAAACAATTTTTGGTGTTAACGACCAATCAATACTCAACGCAATCCGCTATCATACAACCGGAAGAAAAGGAATTACCGTTAACGAAGCAATTATTTATATAGCAGATTTTACAGAATGCGGAAGAAACTTCAAAGAAGCAAGCCTTGTAAGAAAAATCTCTTTCAAAAATCTAAAAGAAGCAGTTTTAAAAGAAACAGAGCTTAATATCTGTTTTTTAATGAACAAAAGAAAACCTATTCACCCATATTGTATAGAAATGTTTAACGATTTACTGAAGAGTGAGATTGTTCAGTAA
- a CDS encoding flavodoxin, with product MKTLTVFYSRTGNTKKIAQEIAKLVQGDIEEIIDEKNRNGLLGWLISGMDAILKRYTSIKQIKKNPSQYDMIIIGTPIWATNISTPIRTYIHNYKDAFKNVAFFCTSAGNRPKDTLKIFKDMENLCSKNPIALISFSERGIKANSFEKINEFAEKIKN from the coding sequence ATGAAAACTTTAACAGTGTTTTATTCAAGAACAGGAAATACTAAAAAAATAGCGCAAGAAATAGCAAAGCTTGTCCAGGGAGATATAGAGGAAATAATTGACGAAAAAAACAGGAATGGGCTGTTAGGATGGTTAATTTCAGGAATGGATGCCATCCTAAAAAGATATACATCTATAAAACAAATAAAGAAAAATCCTTCACAATACGACATGATAATCATTGGTACGCCTATATGGGCAACCAATATATCTACGCCAATCAGAACTTATATACATAATTATAAAGATGCTTTCAAAAACGTAGCCTTTTTCTGCACTTCCGCCGGGAATCGCCCTAAAGATACATTAAAAATATTTAAAGATATGGAAAACCTTTGCAGTAAAAATCCCATTGCCCTGATAAGCTTTAGTGAAAGAGGTATCAAAGCAAATTCTTTTGAAAAAATAAACGAATTTGCTGAAAAAATCAAAAATTAG
- the pckA gene encoding phosphoenolpyruvate carboxykinase (ATP), translating into MNDSYGLEKLGIINTNKVYRNLTRAELIEFAIQNKEGILTDNGSISINTGKHTGRSPKDRFIVDQPSIHNQIDWGKINIPTTEKVFEKLYVRATAYLQEKNVFIYDGYVGHDMQTRMSLRIISDYASSALFSTNMFVSADKKDLNLHNQADFTVIAVPRCKTVPEVDEVRSEVAIGVNFDKKIAIILGSAYGGEIKKVMFSIMNFLLPAKNIFPMHCSANEGKDGNSALFFGLSGTGKTTISMDPERILIGDDEHGWGSDKIFNMEGGSYAKIIDITPKKEPRIFSAIRFGTLLENAVIRSDRTPDYADSKYTENTRAAIPMEYIENAKMDGICSIPSVIYFLTADAFGVLPPISRLTKEQAMYHFMSGYTAKVAGTETGIIEPLPTFSACFGAPFMMRHPAVYAKMLGEKIEKYHTDVFLVNTGWAGGPYGIGSRIKLAYTRAMVSAALNGKLKNVEYTEEPIFGLQVPKEIPGSIVPSEILLPKNTWEDKELYYKTAVTLANKFKENFEKFEGYIEDKIKNAGPKIV; encoded by the coding sequence ATGAACGATTCTTATGGGCTTGAAAAATTAGGAATCATCAATACAAATAAAGTCTACAGAAATCTTACACGGGCAGAACTTATAGAATTTGCGATACAGAATAAAGAAGGAATACTTACAGATAATGGCTCTATCAGCATAAATACAGGAAAACATACAGGGCGATCACCAAAAGACAGATTTATAGTAGACCAACCCTCTATACACAATCAAATCGATTGGGGAAAAATTAATATCCCCACTACAGAAAAAGTATTCGAAAAACTGTATGTAAGAGCAACAGCTTACTTGCAAGAAAAAAATGTTTTTATATACGATGGCTATGTTGGGCATGATATGCAGACAAGAATGTCACTCAGAATCATCTCAGATTATGCATCTTCTGCTCTTTTCTCTACAAATATGTTTGTAAGTGCGGATAAAAAAGATTTGAACCTTCATAATCAAGCGGATTTTACAGTAATTGCAGTTCCAAGATGTAAAACCGTTCCTGAGGTAGATGAAGTACGCAGTGAAGTAGCCATAGGAGTTAACTTTGACAAAAAAATCGCTATCATTCTTGGAAGCGCTTACGGAGGAGAAATAAAAAAGGTCATGTTCTCAATAATGAATTTTTTACTTCCAGCAAAAAATATATTTCCCATGCATTGCTCTGCAAATGAGGGAAAAGACGGAAATTCAGCACTGTTCTTTGGATTATCCGGTACAGGCAAAACAACAATATCCATGGATCCTGAAAGAATTCTCATTGGAGACGATGAACATGGATGGGGAAGCGATAAAATATTTAATATGGAAGGTGGTTCATACGCAAAAATCATAGATATTACACCCAAAAAAGAACCTCGCATTTTCAGTGCAATAAGATTCGGCACATTATTAGAAAATGCTGTAATAAGAAGCGATAGAACCCCTGATTATGCAGATAGCAAATATACCGAAAACACAAGGGCAGCAATACCAATGGAATACATTGAGAATGCTAAAATGGATGGAATCTGTTCAATCCCTTCCGTAATTTATTTTCTCACAGCAGATGCATTTGGAGTACTGCCTCCCATATCCAGACTTACAAAAGAACAAGCGATGTATCATTTTATGAGCGGGTACACAGCAAAAGTTGCTGGCACTGAAACAGGAATAATAGAGCCTTTGCCAACATTTTCAGCTTGCTTTGGTGCACCATTTATGATGAGACATCCTGCAGTTTATGCAAAGATGCTTGGAGAAAAAATAGAAAAATACCATACAGATGTTTTTTTAGTCAATACTGGGTGGGCTGGCGGTCCATATGGAATAGGAAGCAGAATAAAACTCGCTTATACGCGGGCAATGGTAAGCGCTGCACTAAATGGAAAATTAAAAAATGTAGAATACACGGAAGAACCTATCTTTGGACTGCAAGTTCCCAAAGAAATACCCGGTTCTATCGTCCCCAGCGAAATTCTTCTTCCAAAAAACACATGGGAAGATAAAGAATTGTACTACAAAACTGCCGTAACACTTGCAAACAAATTCAAAGAAAACTTCGAAAAATTTGAGGGATATATAGAAGACAAAATCAAAAACGCAGGGCCAAAAATCGTATAA